In Arachis hypogaea cultivar Tifrunner chromosome 17, arahy.Tifrunner.gnm2.J5K5, whole genome shotgun sequence, a single window of DNA contains:
- the LOC112767331 gene encoding uncharacterized protein — MSSKSNPSNIILQSPPNIVVMSQKKNNKKKLNMFLVHDEEHLSRQVSSNEGYYHDVGESASVPFVWESQPGTPKVVRFRETSFPPLTPPPSYNYQNATPKNPLFTNAKNNKNSSKSTSLLKALLFPKKRNPRNNNNNNNNKGCVVVPPSPESPNSWSHSLSSSSSSLSWRPTSYSVPNSPMVRHPRKSGVTTQNEDLYYVNDSSLCFGNARSRGCYSSMFKKVLLGDVM; from the coding sequence atgtCATCAAAATCAAACCCTTCAAACATTATTCTCCAAAGTCCTCCCAATATCGTTGTTATGAGTCAAaagaagaacaacaagaagaagcttaACATGTTCCTTGTTCATGATGAGGAACACTTATCAAGACAAGTATCATCAAATGAAGGTTATTACCATGATGTTGGTGAATCAGCATCGGTTCCATTTGTTTGGGAATCTCAACCAGGTACTCCTAAGGTTGTTAGATTCAGAGAAACCTCTTTTCCTCCTCTCACCCCTCCACCTTCTTATAATTACCAAAATGCCACTCCAAAAAACCCATTATTTACCAATgccaagaataataaaaactctTCAAAGTCTACTAGTCTTTTGAAAGCTTTATTATTTCCCAAGAAACGTAAtccaagaaataataataataataataacaacaaaggTTGTGTTGTTGTTCCTCCATCGCCAGAATCTCCTAATTCTTGGTCACACTCGTTATCGTCATCGTCGTCTTCTTTGTCATGGCGGCCAACATCGTACTCCGTGCCAAATTCTCCCATGGTACGACATCCTAGGAAGAGTGGTGTTACTACACAAAATGAAGATCTTTATTATGTGAATGATTCTAGTTTGTGTTTTGGAAATGCTAGGTCAAGAGGGTGTTACTCGTCTATGTTCAAGAAGGTATTGCTTGGAGATGTtatgtaa